Proteins from one Psilocybe cubensis strain MGC-MH-2018 chromosome 11, whole genome shotgun sequence genomic window:
- a CDS encoding Cytochrome P450 monooxygenase (Cytochrome P450 monooxygenase ARMGADRAFT_1018417), with protein MGESRIVTLVLCTGLAWLGFKLLRIGRRDKTLPPGPRTIPVLGNAHLIPSKFSFLRFAEWGRKYGGIYSIKVANATVIVLSDMRVVKELLDDRSSEMSSRPYIYVADILSNGEPCVESESEALSSHITRYALSSIIDFAFGKRVLQYDGPEMQDFQAYIRNFSKALSPESAPVDLIPPLRYIPDFMAPWMKLWNETRAQQQSLYFSFLRCTEQGLDSGSRERCIIQAILARREELGLTREMIAYIGGALIDAGTETISTLMQSLILCLAKNPRCLKKAQEEIDDLIGDKRLPIASDIDELPYIQALIKELLRSIAFDLFYPLAFHMRLSMTVMGDIPQSRSVSSNNLPVSYLTENTPELFERPDEFWPERYLLTPDGTIPGLDKDYTIRPNLPFGSGKNILVMRLIWAFDLGLKEGYASENNMTWSLEEEYMDGLTLSPKKFDIAVTPRSSVRAKMIEDSYMKVGDNGADDEVAERLRKSMTLDESWWIE; from the exons ATGGGCGAATCACGGATAGTGACCCTTGTACTATGTACAGGCCTCGCATGGCTGGGCTTCAAACTTCTGCGTATTGGCCGACGGGACAAGACGTTACCGCCCGGCCCGCGTACTATCCCTGTACTTGGAAACGCGCACTTGATTCCGTCAAAGTTTTCGTTCTTGAG GTTCGCGGAGTGGGGCAGGAAGTACGGTGGCATATACTCA ATCAAAGTGGCGAACGCCACAGTCATCGTGTTGTCCGACATGAGAGTGGTCAAAGAGCTTCTGGATGACCGCAGCAGCGAGATGTCGTCCCGGCCGTACATATACGTGGCAGATATCCTCTCGAATGG AGAACCCTGTGTGGAGAGCGAGTCGGAG GCCTTATCTTCACACATAACGCGATATGCCTTATCTTCCATAATCGACTTCGCATTCGGAAAACGCGTGTTACAATATGACGGCCCCGAAATGCAAGATTTTCAAGCATACATCCGCAACTTCTCCAAAGCGCTCTCGCCAGAATCTGCGCCGGTAGACTTGATCCCGCCTCTGCGCTATATCCCAGACTTCATGGCGCCATGGATGAAGCTTTGGAATGAAACGCGCGCGCAGCAACAGTCGCTTTATTTTTCGTTCTTGCGATGTACGGAGCAAGGTTTGGATAGTGGGAGTAGAGAACGTTGTATCATTCAGGCGATATTGGCCCGGCGCGAGGAGCTTGGTCTGACGCGGGAGATGATTGC ATACATTGGCGGAGCGCTCATAGATGCTGGAACGGAGACGATATCGACTCTGATGCAGTCTCTAATTCTCTGTCTCGCGAAAAACCCGAGATGCCTGAAAAAAGCGCAGGAAGAGATTGACGACCTCATTGGAGACAAAAGGCTCCCAATTGCCAGCGACATCGACGAATTGCCATACATCCAAGCCTTAATCAAAGAG TTGCTCAGATCCATCGCTTTCGACCTGTTCTACCCACTGGCCTTCCACATGCGGCTATCCATGACTGTCAT GGGGGATATACCACAATCCAGGTCGGTCAGCTCCAACAATCTGCCTGTCTCTTATCTCACCGAGAATACTCCAGAGCTTTTCGAGCGTCCTGATGAATTCTGGCCGGAACGGTACCTACTCACCCCCGATGGTACCATTCCCGGTTTAGACAAGGACTATACGATACGACCGAATCTACCATTCGGGAGCGGAAAG AATATCTTGGTTATGCGTCTGATTTGGGCGTTTGACCTTGGACTGAAGGAAGGATACGCTTCAGAGAACAACATGACATGGTCTCTAGAGGAAGAATATATGGAT GGGCTTACGTTGTCACCGAAGAAATTCGACATCGCGGTCACTCCTCGAAGTAGTGTGAGGGCAAAAATGATCGAGGATAGTTATATGAAGGTTGGAGACAATGGTGCAGATGACGAGGTCGCAGAAAGGTTGAGAAAGTCCATGACGCTAGACGAATCTTGGTGGATAGAGTAG